In Sporocytophaga myxococcoides DSM 11118, one DNA window encodes the following:
- a CDS encoding PAS domain-containing sensor histidine kinase → MSDKDKDLKGNDDKLSLYSSLFFKIMFNNAKATSIVIMDTEGVIIDVNEAFIRTFGYSKEDLIDKNFSILFIEKDRNNAVPQKELSRTIRTGSSLDNNYILHKNGSQLWVHGENIYTKDDKNRTFLIKLIQDITEQKVLEHELQQRNSDLKKIINDRNNFVYTVSHDLITPINSIEGLIKYLESVISDSSESKFFIGKIYHLIASFRNKIRELSSIAREQETEKIQVDDINIDELYEEVLTDFKDDIEKIKIEFIKNFNDAPIIRFSKKNLRSILTNLLSNAIKYRSPDKNSAVHITTKKMEGAYILLKIRDNGIGIPKEVQEHIFQMYKRGHHHVEGSGMGMAIIKRIVENEGGKVELESTPGEGTTVKVYFPI, encoded by the coding sequence ATGAGTGATAAAGACAAAGACTTAAAGGGCAACGATGATAAGTTAAGCTTATACAGCTCTTTGTTCTTTAAGATAATGTTTAACAATGCAAAGGCTACATCTATAGTAATAATGGACACTGAAGGTGTTATTATAGATGTTAATGAGGCTTTTATCAGAACTTTTGGATATTCGAAAGAAGATTTAATTGATAAAAATTTTTCAATTCTCTTTATAGAAAAAGATAGAAATAATGCTGTCCCTCAGAAAGAATTATCAAGAACAATCAGAACAGGTTCTTCTCTTGACAATAATTATATCTTGCACAAGAATGGCTCTCAATTGTGGGTACATGGAGAAAACATCTATACAAAGGATGATAAGAACAGAACTTTTCTTATAAAACTTATACAGGATATTACTGAGCAAAAGGTATTGGAACATGAATTACAACAGAGAAACAGTGATTTAAAAAAGATAATAAATGATCGGAATAATTTTGTTTATACTGTTTCACATGATTTGATCACACCTATTAACAGTATAGAAGGATTAATCAAATACCTTGAATCTGTCATTAGTGATTCATCTGAATCAAAGTTTTTCATAGGAAAGATATACCATTTAATTGCGAGCTTCCGGAATAAAATCCGGGAACTGTCTTCCATTGCCCGAGAACAGGAGACTGAAAAGATACAAGTTGATGATATTAATATAGATGAGCTTTATGAAGAGGTATTAACAGATTTTAAAGATGATATAGAAAAAATTAAAATTGAATTTATAAAAAACTTTAACGATGCCCCAATCATAAGATTTTCAAAAAAGAATTTAAGAAGCATTTTAACCAACCTTTTATCTAATGCCATAAAATATAGATCACCTGACAAAAATTCTGCTGTTCATATTACTACAAAGAAAATGGAGGGTGCATATATTTTACTAAAGATAAGAGATAATGGTATAGGTATACCTAAAGAAGTCCAGGAGCACATATTTCAAATGTACAAACGAGGTCATCATCATGTGGAAGGATCAGGAATGGGAATGGCTATAATTAAAAGAATAGTAGAAAATGAAGGAGGAAAAGTAGAACTGGAAAGCACGCCTGGAGAAGGAACAACAGTCAAAGTGTATTTTCCGATTTGA
- a CDS encoding PAS domain-containing sensor histidine kinase, protein MAKAHSANNIRINKSTFLDSMLENSRLACILLLDKDGIVMEMSHGIEEQLGYSADDLIGKNFSILFSEEDLKANKPWKELEAAKEKGSGLDNNYIIHKDGSLIWCQGESIIVDDGGEIYFIKYIYDINKQKQLEDSLQHSKKFSESVLETIDNPLVVLDSNLEILMANNSFHKFFNPNQEEINKKSFFEIEYFTSNIDKFRDLLEKILPESSLIKGYEIEFTLPDGQKFFQLNAQQIIEEGKKMQKILIVFQDVTEEKKMKENLSDKNEQLNKVNKDLDTFVYTASHDLKAPINNIEGLISVMENNAGSPPETYETVQMMRESIDKFKGTINDLSTIAKIEKEGGILVPVEFEELFEEVKFNLKEEIKKTEASISSDFSMTPTIKFSRKNLRSIMHNLLSNAIKFKATDRVPEIFVSTEKINNYIILKVKDNGLGIKEEDKEKVGALYQRLNPEIEGSGVGMNIVKKIIDNNGGKIEIDSEVGKGSIFKIYIKV, encoded by the coding sequence ATGGCAAAAGCTCATAGCGCAAATAATATCCGCATAAACAAATCTACATTTCTGGATTCAATGCTTGAGAATTCAAGATTGGCTTGTATACTTCTTCTTGATAAAGATGGTATAGTTATGGAAATGAGCCATGGGATAGAGGAACAATTGGGATATAGTGCGGATGATCTTATTGGTAAAAATTTTTCTATTCTCTTTTCGGAAGAAGATCTGAAGGCAAATAAACCTTGGAAAGAACTGGAGGCAGCAAAAGAAAAAGGTTCTGGCTTAGATAATAATTATATTATTCATAAAGATGGAAGTCTTATATGGTGCCAGGGTGAAAGCATAATTGTCGATGATGGAGGTGAGATTTATTTTATAAAATATATTTATGACATCAATAAACAGAAACAGCTTGAAGATTCGCTTCAACATTCAAAAAAGTTTTCTGAAAGTGTCCTTGAAACCATCGATAACCCTTTAGTCGTTCTGGATAGTAATCTGGAGATTCTAATGGCAAATAATTCATTTCATAAGTTCTTCAATCCTAATCAAGAGGAGATCAATAAAAAGTCTTTTTTTGAAATTGAATATTTTACTTCAAATATTGATAAATTCAGGGATTTATTGGAAAAAATCCTTCCGGAAAGTTCCTTAATTAAAGGTTATGAAATAGAGTTTACTCTTCCTGATGGGCAAAAATTTTTTCAATTAAACGCCCAACAAATAATTGAGGAAGGGAAGAAAATGCAAAAGATCCTTATTGTTTTTCAGGATGTTACTGAGGAAAAGAAAATGAAAGAAAATCTCAGTGATAAAAATGAGCAGTTAAATAAAGTGAATAAGGATCTTGATACTTTTGTTTATACTGCTTCTCACGATTTGAAGGCACCTATAAATAATATTGAAGGCTTAATTTCGGTAATGGAGAATAACGCTGGATCCCCTCCGGAAACTTATGAAACAGTTCAAATGATGAGAGAATCCATCGATAAATTTAAGGGTACTATTAATGACCTTTCGACCATTGCTAAAATTGAAAAAGAGGGCGGAATACTTGTTCCTGTTGAATTTGAAGAATTATTTGAAGAGGTAAAGTTTAATTTAAAAGAAGAGATTAAAAAAACTGAAGCTTCTATTTCGTCAGACTTTTCAATGACTCCCACCATAAAATTTTCCAGAAAAAATCTAAGGAGCATCATGCATAACCTTTTATCTAATGCAATAAAATTTAAAGCTACAGACAGAGTGCCAGAAATATTTGTAAGTACGGAGAAAATAAATAACTATATTATATTAAAGGTAAAGGATAATGGTTTAGGTATAAAAGAAGAAGACAAGGAAAAAGTTGGAGCGTTATACCAAAGACTAAATCCAGAGATTGAGGGTTCCGGAGTGGGTATGAATATTGTAAAAAAGATTATTGATAATAATGGAGGTAAAATTGAAATTGATAGTGAAGTAGGAAAGGGAAGTATATTTAAAATTTACATCAAAGTATAA
- a CDS encoding DUF6597 domain-containing transcriptional factor has translation MKLQFIQPRQELKPYITKIWLFENNSGFINHGTLIAPNARAKIIIPYKSELTTTDNKKTGICNEGDIYFIGIRDVPVTLGTPKGATGSIGIELTTDGAYKFINVPMYQLTNNLFSFSDLYGKDSKELYPKITDEDDPKLKVNIIQEFLIKQLSKDTKNNLLVNYSVGLISSLHGLTTINELEKKTGYSKRYLDLLFKNYLGISPKTLATIYRFQHFYKHFSTNEINSDDLYYDQSHLIKEFRRYTGYSPKQFSKFNNDFGKHF, from the coding sequence ATGAAATTACAATTCATACAACCAAGACAAGAGCTAAAGCCCTATATTACAAAGATTTGGTTGTTTGAAAACAACAGCGGATTTATAAATCACGGGACATTGATTGCTCCAAATGCCAGAGCGAAAATTATTATCCCATACAAAAGTGAACTAACAACAACTGACAACAAAAAGACAGGCATTTGCAATGAAGGTGATATCTATTTTATCGGAATAAGAGATGTGCCGGTTACACTTGGAACTCCAAAGGGAGCAACTGGTTCAATCGGTATTGAATTGACTACGGACGGTGCCTACAAATTTATAAATGTCCCGATGTATCAACTTACCAACAATCTATTTTCCTTTTCAGATTTGTATGGAAAAGACTCAAAAGAGTTGTACCCAAAAATCACAGACGAAGATGACCCAAAATTAAAGGTCAATATCATTCAGGAATTCCTTATTAAGCAACTCTCTAAGGACACAAAAAACAATCTGTTAGTAAACTACTCAGTCGGTTTAATTTCGTCCCTGCATGGATTAACAACCATAAATGAGCTGGAGAAAAAGACAGGTTATTCAAAACGCTATCTGGATTTACTTTTTAAAAATTACCTGGGTATTTCGCCGAAAACACTAGCGACAATCTATCGTTTTCAACATTTCTACAAACATTTTTCAACGAATGAAATTAATTCCGATGACTTATATTACGATCAGTCACATCTTATAAAGGAGTTCAGACGCTATACGGGCTATTCCCCAAAACAATTTTCAAAATTCAACAATGATTTTGGGAAGCATTTTTAG
- a CDS encoding VOC family protein has protein sequence MSKKISSETNAINWFEIAVKDISRAKKFYELILETELSEMEMMGMKMAMFPSDSSNGKVGGALVQSEMHTPSAAGSVVYLNGNPDIQLVLNRIEKSGGKITMPKTLIDEQTGYMAFFTDTEGNNIGLHSNN, from the coding sequence ATGAGCAAAAAAATCAGTTCAGAAACCAATGCTATCAATTGGTTCGAAATTGCAGTGAAAGATATTTCCAGAGCAAAAAAATTCTATGAATTAATATTAGAAACAGAATTATCAGAAATGGAAATGATGGGTATGAAGATGGCTATGTTCCCATCTGATAGTAGTAATGGGAAAGTTGGAGGTGCATTAGTTCAAAGTGAGATGCACACACCAAGTGCTGCAGGTTCAGTAGTTTATCTTAATGGAAATCCTGATATTCAATTGGTACTAAACCGAATTGAAAAATCTGGAGGAAAAATTACAATGCCTAAAACCTTAATAGACGAACAAACGGGATATATGGCATTCTTCACAGATACTGAAGGAAACAATATCGGATTACATTCAAACAATTAA
- a CDS encoding YciI family protein, with translation MKAVVIGESSGASMDVIMAVYPRHKVVVEKYINRGDVIGIGPFSDRGNMAIFKTRAAAEEFVKEDPFILEGLVKSFVIRNWDDTLLPS, from the coding sequence ATGAAAGCAGTAGTTATCGGAGAATCATCAGGAGCTTCTATGGACGTGATCATGGCTGTTTATCCAAGACATAAAGTAGTTGTTGAAAAATACATCAATAGAGGCGACGTGATTGGTATTGGACCTTTTAGTGACAGGGGAAATATGGCCATTTTCAAAACGCGGGCAGCAGCAGAAGAGTTTGTAAAAGAAGACCCATTTATTCTTGAAGGACTTGTTAAATCTTTTGTCATCCGAAATTGGGATGACACTTTGCTTCCTTCTTAA
- a CDS encoding T9SS type A sorting domain-containing protein — MKKIFTALLFSLVIFSSNAAIHVVLVGQSGNKFAPINLNVIVGDTIRFKWVSGFHTTTSTSIPAAAQSWDAVIAKSGDEFDYIVKTEGEYSYECTPHAAMGMLGSFTATQSVTGIADQHTSIKESANISPNPATDQTTLTFNADIAFNGSLRVYDNNGIMISEEKLKVGKGENSIMINTSSLKPGLYYVNLLNKEDAFLVKKMIRQ; from the coding sequence ATGAAAAAAATATTTACAGCTCTCTTATTTTCATTAGTCATTTTTTCAAGTAATGCAGCGATTCATGTTGTACTAGTTGGACAAAGCGGCAATAAATTTGCACCAATTAATTTAAATGTAATTGTTGGAGATACAATTAGGTTTAAATGGGTAAGCGGATTTCATACAACTACATCAACAAGTATTCCAGCGGCAGCACAATCATGGGATGCTGTCATTGCAAAAAGCGGCGATGAGTTTGATTACATTGTTAAAACTGAAGGAGAATATTCTTATGAGTGCACCCCTCACGCAGCTATGGGAATGTTGGGTAGTTTCACTGCTACTCAAAGTGTAACAGGAATTGCAGATCAGCATACTTCGATTAAAGAATCTGCAAATATCAGCCCAAATCCTGCAACTGATCAAACCACACTTACCTTTAATGCTGATATTGCTTTTAATGGTTCTTTGAGGGTATATGATAACAATGGTATCATGATCTCTGAAGAGAAATTGAAAGTAGGGAAAGGCGAGAATTCTATAATGATTAACACCAGCTCATTGAAGCCTGGTTTATACTATGTCAACTTGCTTAACAAAGAAGATGCATTCCTTGTAAAGAAAATGATAAGACAATAG
- a CDS encoding SLATT domain-containing protein encodes MKANELNNDRTYKSVQLWIDKTRNKKRRYAAFYKFSRVLTFFGSASITIIVGWKKPEELEVASSNLILFISAFIAFTASIEGLFDLKDKAKSYDVFLFELRRLRDRMSYDYSKDPKFYEQNKDEYFSKYEGILNAQKMIIENSYESEE; translated from the coding sequence ATGAAAGCAAATGAGCTAAATAATGACCGGACCTATAAAAGTGTACAATTGTGGATTGATAAAACCAGAAACAAAAAAAGAAGATATGCAGCTTTCTATAAGTTTTCCAGAGTTTTGACATTTTTCGGAAGTGCTTCAATTACAATTATTGTAGGCTGGAAGAAGCCTGAGGAATTGGAAGTGGCTTCTTCGAATTTAATACTGTTTATAAGTGCATTCATAGCATTTACGGCATCTATAGAAGGATTATTTGATCTAAAGGATAAAGCTAAAAGCTATGACGTTTTCTTATTTGAATTGAGAAGACTGAGGGATCGAATGTCTTATGATTATAGCAAAGATCCCAAGTTTTATGAGCAAAATAAAGATGAATATTTTAGTAAATATGAGGGAATACTGAATGCTCAAAAAATGATTATTGAGAATTCATATGAGTCTGAGGAATAA
- a CDS encoding macro domain-containing protein, with translation MREKEIKYFLFDKNQEMVNAWKGFFGEQSDVEIILGDFNSIKCDTIVSPANSFGFMDGGIDYAISDRLGWGLQIKLQQIIKDLPEGELLVGQALILDTEDKDIPYLISAPTMRIPTNFNIATSINAYLAIKATLIKVKSHHKMNRIAIPGFCTGTGRMNKLIAAKQMFMAYKEIVSGERMDFKEFGEAQKYHFGLNPEGMIWIH, from the coding sequence ATGAGAGAAAAGGAAATAAAGTATTTTCTTTTTGATAAGAATCAGGAAATGGTAAATGCCTGGAAAGGATTCTTCGGAGAACAGTCTGATGTTGAAATTATCCTTGGTGATTTTAATTCGATCAAATGTGATACTATTGTGAGTCCCGCAAATTCATTCGGATTTATGGATGGAGGCATAGACTATGCTATTTCAGACAGACTGGGATGGGGACTACAAATCAAACTACAGCAAATAATTAAAGACCTTCCGGAAGGAGAATTATTAGTTGGGCAAGCATTGATATTGGACACTGAAGACAAAGACATTCCTTATTTAATATCAGCACCAACTATGAGGATACCTACAAACTTTAACATTGCGACATCTATAAATGCCTATTTAGCTATAAAAGCAACTTTAATAAAAGTTAAATCACATCACAAGATGAATAGGATCGCCATTCCCGGCTTTTGCACAGGAACTGGACGGATGAATAAATTGATAGCAGCCAAACAAATGTTTATGGCTTATAAGGAAATTGTATCGGGAGAAAGAATGGATTTCAAAGAATTTGGAGAAGCGCAAAAATATCATTTCGGATTAAATCCTGAAGGAATGATATGGATACATTGA
- the fabV gene encoding enoyl-ACP reductase FabV — protein MIIEPRMRGFICLTAHPKGCEANVLNQIQYTQPKGQIKGPKKVLVIGASTGFGLASRIVSAFGAGASTIGVFFEKAPAEGKTASPGWYNSAAFQKEAKKAGLYAKSINGDAFSDDIKNKTIDLIKKDLGKVDLVIYSLASPVRTNPKTGITHRSVLKPIGQNYTNKTVDFHTGVVSSISINPSTEEDIENTVAVMGGEDWQMWMDALLNAGALSDNATTVAYSYIGPALTEPVYRKGTIGKAKDHLEQTAFKITDTLKKINGKAYVSVNKALVTQASSAIPVIPLYISLLYKTMKEKGIHEGCIEQIDRLFRERLYTGLEIPTDDKGRIRIDDWEMRADVQDKVAELWEQATSETLPSIGDLQGYKSDFLNLFGFNFSNVNYLEDVNENEQIEELQ, from the coding sequence ATGATAATTGAACCGAGAATGAGAGGGTTTATATGTTTGACAGCTCATCCAAAAGGATGCGAGGCAAACGTATTAAATCAAATACAGTACACACAACCTAAAGGACAGATTAAGGGGCCTAAAAAAGTACTTGTAATAGGTGCTTCAACTGGCTTTGGCCTTGCATCAAGAATTGTAAGTGCTTTTGGAGCCGGAGCCTCCACAATTGGAGTTTTCTTTGAAAAGGCGCCAGCGGAAGGCAAAACAGCTTCACCAGGATGGTATAACAGTGCAGCCTTTCAGAAAGAAGCAAAAAAAGCAGGCCTTTATGCAAAAAGTATAAATGGTGATGCTTTTTCAGATGATATCAAAAATAAAACCATTGATCTTATAAAAAAGGATCTGGGTAAAGTCGACCTTGTAATATACAGCTTGGCCTCTCCGGTGAGAACCAACCCTAAAACCGGGATTACCCATCGCTCAGTACTAAAACCTATAGGACAAAATTATACCAATAAAACAGTAGACTTTCATACTGGCGTTGTTTCCAGCATTTCTATAAACCCTTCTACTGAAGAAGATATTGAAAATACTGTAGCTGTAATGGGTGGCGAGGACTGGCAAATGTGGATGGATGCCCTTTTAAATGCGGGAGCACTGTCTGACAATGCAACAACTGTAGCATACTCATACATAGGACCTGCACTTACCGAGCCGGTTTACCGCAAAGGAACAATTGGAAAAGCCAAAGATCATCTTGAGCAGACAGCTTTTAAAATAACCGATACGTTAAAAAAGATAAACGGAAAGGCATATGTTTCTGTGAACAAAGCATTGGTAACTCAGGCGAGTTCTGCTATTCCTGTAATTCCTCTATACATCTCGCTTCTGTACAAAACAATGAAGGAAAAAGGGATCCATGAAGGATGTATTGAGCAGATAGATCGTTTGTTCAGAGAACGTTTGTATACTGGACTGGAAATACCTACTGATGATAAAGGGAGAATCAGAATAGACGATTGGGAAATGAGAGCTGATGTTCAGGATAAAGTGGCTGAATTATGGGAGCAGGCTACTAGCGAAACTCTGCCATCAATTGGTGACTTACAAGGTTATAAATCAGACTTTTTAAATCTATTCGGATTTAATTTTTCCAACGTCAACTATCTTGAAGACGTGAATGAAAATGAACAGATAGAAGAATTGCAGTAA
- a CDS encoding efflux RND transporter periplasmic adaptor subunit, whose protein sequence is MNKFIYIIAFTYMFFISGCNLDTENKNEEHHEEENNVELTASQYKNAGIVFGKVEMKNISSTLPVNGLLDVPPQNLVTVAAMMGGFVKSTNLLQGMKVKKGEVLVTIQNPDFIQIQQDYLNNKSKLVFAEQEYKRQEELARDNVASQKTLQQVTAEYQSLKAMHEGLLEKLSILGINPSTVENGTIKSIVSIVSPISGYVTAVNINIGKYVNPQDLICEIVDTDHLHAELTVFEKDIFKVKEGQKIKFQLVNEEHKVRTATVYLINRKIGEDRTVRVHAHLDKEDRNLLPNTYLKAFIEITDNLTTALPDEAVISSGGKYFIFIKGDGHDKHEEIRQHKENDKAEEDKEKKGVSEEYSFKSVEVKKGVSQNGYTEVHLPEGFETGDTNVVIKGAYALLSILNNSEEEGHGH, encoded by the coding sequence ATGAACAAGTTTATATATATCATTGCATTTACATACATGTTTTTTATCTCTGGCTGTAACTTAGATACGGAGAATAAAAATGAAGAGCATCATGAGGAAGAAAACAATGTTGAACTAACTGCCAGTCAGTATAAGAATGCCGGTATTGTTTTTGGCAAAGTTGAAATGAAAAATATCAGTTCGACTTTGCCGGTAAATGGCTTATTGGATGTGCCTCCTCAGAACCTTGTTACAGTTGCAGCTATGATGGGTGGATTTGTAAAATCAACCAATCTGCTGCAAGGTATGAAGGTTAAGAAGGGAGAAGTTTTAGTGACTATACAAAATCCTGATTTTATACAGATTCAACAGGACTATCTTAATAATAAGAGTAAACTTGTCTTCGCCGAACAGGAATATAAGAGGCAGGAAGAATTGGCAAGGGACAATGTAGCTTCTCAAAAAACTTTACAGCAGGTAACCGCGGAATACCAAAGTCTTAAAGCCATGCATGAGGGGTTGCTGGAGAAGTTGTCTATTCTTGGTATCAATCCATCTACGGTTGAAAATGGAACAATCAAAAGCATTGTCTCAATTGTTTCACCTATTAGTGGTTATGTTACCGCTGTTAATATAAATATCGGAAAATATGTCAATCCGCAAGATCTGATCTGTGAGATTGTGGATACTGACCATTTGCATGCAGAGCTCACCGTTTTTGAAAAGGATATTTTTAAAGTGAAAGAAGGTCAGAAAATAAAATTTCAACTGGTAAATGAAGAGCACAAGGTGAGAACAGCTACTGTTTATCTTATAAATAGAAAGATTGGGGAAGACAGAACAGTAAGGGTACATGCGCACTTAGATAAAGAAGACAGGAATCTTTTACCCAACACTTATCTGAAAGCATTTATTGAGATTACAGATAATCTGACAACAGCATTACCAGATGAAGCTGTGATTTCTTCCGGAGGAAAATACTTTATATTCATTAAAGGTGATGGTCATGATAAGCATGAAGAAATCAGGCAGCATAAGGAAAATGATAAAGCGGAGGAAGACAAAGAGAAAAAAGGCGTTTCAGAAGAATATTCTTTCAAATCAGTAGAAGTTAAGAAAGGTGTATCTCAGAATGGATATACAGAAGTTCATTTACCGGAAGGTTTTGAGACTGGAGATACTAATGTTGTAATTAAAGGGGCGTATGCTTTACTTTCAATATTAAATAATTCGGAGGAGGAAGGGCACGGTCATTAG